One part of the Ornithodoros turicata isolate Travis chromosome 2, ASM3712646v1, whole genome shotgun sequence genome encodes these proteins:
- the LOC135383872 gene encoding uncharacterized protein LOC135383872 isoform X1, with protein MSLERLQDVSTVSGSQRSQVNYRTKEDMTLRHKRFLLFVSSSACDLASRQAMKKQRIISFCVVRAFCMFRAAAAVLRPVRTMLVTVSSLHLDCSSRNISSAQQSSPCTKEDGFNRPLLSLRMIRRLDVSSSRRVSRHPSHSCSVNLLLMPAAVVYPGETRSQCPPGWEICWLYWELEHQHAAAIFVSSADGGGLHSSEDSSALVAVHLTWELFCSGGAAGVRGLAGRFNIVLHPASLSIKNKHGVSIITHMERHRVWLTDVHDYCNRQISS; from the exons atgtcgttggaACGGTTGCAAGATGTTTCAACTGTCTCAGGCTCTCAGCGTTCGCAGGTCAATTACAGAACAAAAGAGGATATGACTCTGCGTCATaagag gtttttgttgttcgtttcgagcagcgcctgcgatcttgcgtcccgtcag gctaTGAAAAAACAAAGGATTATATCATTTTGCGTAGTaaggg CGTTTTGTATGTTTCGAGCGGCGGCTGCAGttttgcgtcccgtcag GACAATGTTGGTTACTGTGAGCTCTCTGCACTTGGACTGCTCCAGCCGGAATATTTCTTCAGCACAACAAAGCAGCCCTTGTACAAAGGAAGATGGCTTCAACAGACCACTATTGTCCCTAAGGATGATCAGAAGGCTTGACGTGTCATCATCAAGAAGGGTATCAAGGCACCCATCACAT AGCTGCTCTGTGAATCTTCTTCTGATGCCTGCTGCCGTGGTCTACCCTGGTGAGACAAGGTCTCAATGCCCTCCAGGCTGGGAGATATGTTGGCTGTACTGGGAGCTTGAACATCAGCATGCAGCAGCAATTTTCG TGTCATCTGCAGACGGCGGCGGACTGCACTCAAGTGAAGATTCCTCTGCTTTAGTTGCCGTACACTTGACCTGGGAGTTGTTTTGCTCTG GGGGTGCAGCAGGTGTAAGAGGATTGGCTGGCCGATTCAACATCGTACTGCATCCTGCTTCATTGTCCATTAAAAACAAACACGGAGTCAGCATAATAACACACATGGAGAGACACAGAGTATGGCTGACTGATGTTCATGATTACTGTAATCGACAAATATCAAGCTGA
- the LOC135383872 gene encoding uncharacterized protein LOC135383872 isoform X3, producing the protein MSLERLQDVSTVSGSQRSQVNYRTKEDMTLRHKRFLLFVSSSACDLASRQAMKKQRIISFCVVRAFCMFRAAAAVLRPVRTMLVTVSSLHLDCSSRNISSAQQSSPCTKEDGFNRPLLSLRMIRRLDVSSSRRVSRHPSHCHLQTAADCTQVKIPLL; encoded by the exons atgtcgttggaACGGTTGCAAGATGTTTCAACTGTCTCAGGCTCTCAGCGTTCGCAGGTCAATTACAGAACAAAAGAGGATATGACTCTGCGTCATaagag gtttttgttgttcgtttcgagcagcgcctgcgatcttgcgtcccgtcag gctaTGAAAAAACAAAGGATTATATCATTTTGCGTAGTaaggg CGTTTTGTATGTTTCGAGCGGCGGCTGCAGttttgcgtcccgtcag GACAATGTTGGTTACTGTGAGCTCTCTGCACTTGGACTGCTCCAGCCGGAATATTTCTTCAGCACAACAAAGCAGCCCTTGTACAAAGGAAGATGGCTTCAACAGACCACTATTGTCCCTAAGGATGATCAGAAGGCTTGACGTGTCATCATCAAGAAGGGTATCAAGGCACCCATCACAT TGTCATCTGCAGACGGCGGCGGACTGCACTCAAGTGAAGATTCCTCTGCTTTAG
- the LOC135383872 gene encoding uncharacterized protein LOC135383872 isoform X2 produces MSLERLQDVSTVSGSQRSQVNYRTKEDMTLRHKRFLLFVSSSACDLASRQAMKKQRIISFCVVRAFCMFRAAAAVLRPVRTMLVTVSSLHLDCSSRNISSAQQSSPCTKEDGFNRPLLSLRMIRRLDVSSSRRVSRHPSHSCSVNLLLMPAAVVYPGETRSQCPPGWEICWLYWELEHQHAAAIFVSSADGGGLHSSEDSSALVAVHLTWELFCSVSTSGNALGWLDLSPPMCDACDGDSCPVS; encoded by the exons atgtcgttggaACGGTTGCAAGATGTTTCAACTGTCTCAGGCTCTCAGCGTTCGCAGGTCAATTACAGAACAAAAGAGGATATGACTCTGCGTCATaagag gtttttgttgttcgtttcgagcagcgcctgcgatcttgcgtcccgtcag gctaTGAAAAAACAAAGGATTATATCATTTTGCGTAGTaaggg CGTTTTGTATGTTTCGAGCGGCGGCTGCAGttttgcgtcccgtcag GACAATGTTGGTTACTGTGAGCTCTCTGCACTTGGACTGCTCCAGCCGGAATATTTCTTCAGCACAACAAAGCAGCCCTTGTACAAAGGAAGATGGCTTCAACAGACCACTATTGTCCCTAAGGATGATCAGAAGGCTTGACGTGTCATCATCAAGAAGGGTATCAAGGCACCCATCACAT AGCTGCTCTGTGAATCTTCTTCTGATGCCTGCTGCCGTGGTCTACCCTGGTGAGACAAGGTCTCAATGCCCTCCAGGCTGGGAGATATGTTGGCTGTACTGGGAGCTTGAACATCAGCATGCAGCAGCAATTTTCG TGTCATCTGCAGACGGCGGCGGACTGCACTCAAGTGAAGATTCCTCTGCTTTAGTTGCCGTACACTTGACCTGGGAGTTGTTTTGCTCTG TGTCAACTTCTGGGAATGCACTTGGCTGGCTTGATTTGTCTCCTCCCATGTGTGATGCTTGTGATGGGGATTCTTGCCCAGTTTCGTGA
- the LOC135384901 gene encoding uncharacterized protein LOC135384901: MQTGLPSGRLLSVVEACRISVMRVSDTDWMRVSGVAEIQSITSPDQWRHCPGRDNPADLLTRGTSCLHIVDSPCWWNEPEWLCDKTAWPPAWHTPTEVSPGVHHEARPVHVCLGHTTVKSPPFEVLNYSSFSRLLRVTAWVQRFLHNSRYQQTNKTGALTTTEVEAARRYWIVVAQQQSFGHQPTEHKSLQNTSVFRDEHGILRMKGRLQYGGYADSLKHPIIIPTDHPVTALLVMSTHTRLLHTGVQETLAELREEYWVIRGRQVVKRVLHQCLVCKRAKARVCTEPMAPLLCDRVSPSPPFEVIGTDYAGPLYYKSSTGGACKSYILIFTCAVTRAIHLELTRSMSAEDFMQAFKRFIARRGVPLKIYSDNFLTFKRVRRDLTLARLSQDSQVTGLLTSNRVTWRFIEERAAWWGGFWERLIRSVKTSLRKVLGKSTLRFEDLATVVTQVEAVINSRPLTYISEDPSDSEALSPAHFLVGKRLTALPAPRPLDAGNSTSGDLRRRWAYQENLTAVLWAKWTREYILCLRSANICPPCSSTGVKVGHIVLLAKENVSRVAWPLGRVEEVFVSADGRVRSCRVRLADGRMLTRPIQLLYRLEGDTA; the protein is encoded by the exons ATGCAGACTGGTCTTCCTTCGGGCCGCCTCCTCTCTGTGGTCGAGGCCTGCCGCATCTCGGTGATGAGGGTTTCTGACACAGATTGGATGAGGGTGTCCGG AGTCGCAGAAATTCAGTCGATTACGTCTCCTGACCAATGGAGACACTGTCCGGGACGGGACAATCCCGCTGATCTTCTTACAAGGGGAACGTCTTGTCTTCACATCGTGGACAGTCCTTGCTGGTGGAACGAACCGGAGTGGTTGTGTGACAAGACTGCGTGGCCTCCCGCTTGGCACACGCCCACCGAAGTTTCGCCTGGTGTACACCACGAAGCAAGACCTGTACACGTTTGCCTCGGTCACACTACCGTGAAGAGTCCCCCTTTTGAGGTACTCAACTACAGTTCATTTTCTAGGCTGCTGCGTGTCACGGCGTGGGTACAGAGGTTCTTACACAACTCTCGTTATCAGCAAACCAACAAAACGGGAGCTCTAACTACCACAGAAGTAGAAGCTGCAAGGAGATACTGGATAGTGGTGGCACAGCAGCAGTCTTTCGGCCATCAACCTACCGAGCATAAGTCTCTTCAGAATAcatccgtcttccgcgacgagCATGGTATACTGCGCATGAAGGGCCGCCTGCAGTATGGAGGATACGCAGATTCACTTAAGCACCCCATAATCATCCCTACGGATCACCCAGTCACCGCTTTGCTAGTGATGAGCACGCATACAAGGCTTCTCCACACAGGTGTTCAAGAGACTCTAGCCGAACTCAGAGAAGAATATTGGGTCATTAGAGGTCGACAGGTCGTCAAAAGAGTCCTCCATCAGTGTCTTGTTTGTAAACGCGCCAAGGCTCGCGTCTGTACTGAGCCAATGGCCCCTTTGCTGTGCGATCGGGTATCTCCCTCACCACCATTTGAGGTAATTGGCACGGATTATGCAGGACCACTTTATTACAAGTCATCCACTGGTGGAGCATGCAAGTCCTACATACTCATTTTTACATGCGCCGTCACGAGGGCCATTCACCTTGAGCTCACGAGGTCAATGTCGGCCGAGGATTTCATGCAAGCGTtcaaaagatttatcgcgagacGTGGCGTTCCGCTGAAGATCTATTCTGACAACTTCCTCACATTTAAACGTGTTCGCCGAGACCTCACCCTGGCACGGCTGTCCCAGGACTCGCAAGTCACCGGGCTCCTTACATCGAACCGAGTCACTTGGCGTTTCATTGAGGAGCGTGCTGCCTGGTGGGGAGGGTTTTGGGAAAGGTTGATCCGCAGCGTCAAGACCTCCCTCCGCAAGGTTTTGGGAAAGAGCACGCTGAGGTTCGAGGATTTAGCTACGGTTGTCACTCAGGTGGAAGCTGTCATCAATTCGAGACCCCTCACCTACATCTCTGAAGATCCAAGCGACTCCGAAGCGCTTTCACCTGCTCACTTCTTGGTGGGGAAAAGACTCACAGCCCTTCCAGCACCCCGCCCATTGGATGCGGGCAACTCGACGTCGGGTGATCTCCGAAGACGCTGGGCCTACCAAGAAAACCTGACCGCCGTTCTTTGGGCGAAATGGACCAGGGAATACATCTTGTGCTTGCGATCGGCGAATATCTGTCCGCCATGCTCTTCGACTGGCGTCAAGGTTGGGCATATCGTACTCCTCGCTAAAGAAAATGTATCCCGAGTAGCATGGCCTCTGGGTCGAGTCGAAGAGGTATTCGTCAGTGCAGACGGCAGAGTACGGTCATGCCGTGTAAGGTTGGCGGACGGGAGGATGTTAACCCGACCAATTCAGCTGCTTTACAGGCTGGAGGGCGACACTGCGTGA